Genomic segment of Streptococcus australis:
TTTTTGCCCTTGTTGGTCTCTAGGGACTTTTAGAAAAATAGTGATGGTATCTTTTCGTATATCTACGATACACTTACGAACAGCTCGGTTAAATCCGTTATGGATTGGGTTGATAGTAGTAACCGTCTGATGTTCAAGATTGCTTATCTTCTGTACTCGTTCACGCTGAAACAGGAAGTGTCGCAACAGAAAAGTGTGATAGACAGATTGGATATAGTTCCAAAGACTATCTGTTTTCAACCGTTGTATTATTTCTAATCCTACCAAAAATAAGGCAAGTAGAAGAGAAATAAGTGCAAATCCATGACAAACGGAACTAATGATATCCGTAATACTTTTGACCGTATCTAAATTGACAAACGTGATATTTGTTAATTGAACGGAAAGATAATTGAATAACCAGCCAAATGCAGAACAGATAGGTGCAAATAGAAATAAATATAGTATGAGATTAAAACTTCTCATAAAGTAGGTTTTATTGGTCATAGAATACCTCGTTTAGTGTAGTAGGTTGGACAGAGTAAGGGCAGAACTTGGTAGGGATGTTCATTATCGATAACTCGAATGATACCTGTCCCATGTCCTATTGGAATAACAATACCCTCTGGGTCTAGGTCTGGAAATAAAAATTGAGTAGTTTTCTGATTGATATTTCCAATTTGCAACACTACGTTTAGCTGTTCCCTAACGGAAATTGGAATAGTATTGTGGTCAAAACGCTGGCTTACCAAAAACAGATGGATTTTGGTAGCACGTCCTAGTAAGGCAATCTGAGAGAGTAGGGAGAAAAAGGCTTCTTTGATATTCTTATTGACTCCCTCGGATAAAGCTAGGACTTCATCAATAACAATGGTTAGATGAGTAAATTGATGATTGGGGTTATCATACAAAATAGCTTGTCGTTTCTGAATGAGGTTTGTGCACTGACTTAATTGTTCATTGACCTGTGAAACAAAATCAGATTTTGAACGATTTTCGACAGGATGGATAACCGCAATTTGATTTTCTCTTGCCCAACGACTTGGTGTATCGAATTTAGGGTCAATGATAATTAAGTCAGACATATGCTTCAGTACACTCAAAAAGTAAGTGAGAGCGTACGATTTCCCAGAACCCGACGAACCTGCTATAGCCCAATGGTTTATCCTTTCCAGGTTGAGTTCAAAGTGCTTCATGATAGGGATTTTCCCATGTGGTAATCTGGCTGAAAACTTATCCAAATCAGGAATCGCTAAACGTTCTGAAATTCCTCTTTGCCAAGGGAAGAATAAACCACGTTGAATGTGTAAGTCATCCGTTTCTAGAGGGACAAAATAGGTAGCATTTTGTTTTAGGAGCGTGAATTGTGGATAAAGTGAAGCATTGGCAATCAGAAAGATTTTCTTGTACAAGTCATCATCAAGGATATAGGCACATGGCAGACGAGGGACAAAAACAAAGCCGTCTTCTTGAATGACAATATTAAAAGAATTGGTGTAGCTAGTTTCTCCCTGCATTAAAGCCCCCAGAGCCATGTTTAGGCTCTGGAGCAGGTAAGATTGCAGGTAAGATTGGTTCAGCACATCACGAGATTGTGAAGTCATTACCGAACCTCCTTGATACCATTTGCTTTGAAGTAAACGTTATATTTTACTTCACACGCTTGTAGGGTGTCAAATTGAATCATAGATTGAAAAGCTGGAAGTTCAATCGTATCTTCAAATTTCACTTGGAAAGGGTCTTGCCCTTCCTGCACAAACCATGCTTTATAGGCTACGATTTCTCCAGTCGGTTTTCCTTCTTCAAACCGTTGTTGTGGTTCAAGTTCGGTACTAAGTGAGTAAATCGGTTGTTTTTGACTGATAATTTTATCAGCCAATGTAGTTGTATAACCACCTTTTGTGGTTTTCATTTTGAACGCCATAGGGCAAATCCTCCTTATGAATAAGAGATAGTGTGTATGCGACAGGCTCGGTTTGGGTCATGAGCTGGACTTTGTTTTTTAGGTTATCTGACCACCTCCTCATTACTAAGGAGAATGAGACAGCTAAACGCAAAGTTATTTGTTGAATTTTTAATTTTTTTTACAAAAAATCCAGTGACTCTGTCACTGGATTTGAGGGATTAGCGGTAAGCTTTTAATAAAGGAGCTAATTTTTTTAGCGCTTTACAATAATGGGATTTAACAGTTACATCACTCATTTTCTTATAATGTTCAGTGATATAGCGAGCCGTTTCTTTATAGCTTGAACCTTGTTCCGCTATCATTTCAACAATCTTACTGTCAATTTCTGATAGGGCTGCTTTAGCTTCACGAATAGCTTGTCTTAACTCTTCTAGAATTAAAGCTTCCTCAGGATTCAAATCAGAACTTGCAACTACTTCATAGCGTTCACGCCGTTTTCCGTCATTACGAGATATGTATTCTTCCATGCTTCGTTTATGGTGGTAACGATCACGGCGTTCTGCGTTACTTTGTTCTTGTTGAAGCAAACGGGTTACTTCGTCCCAATTTTTAGCTTTAATAGCTTCTTCGATTTTACGCTCACGGCGTTCTTTGACTTTATTGCTCATAATGATGAGCTCCTTTCCGTCCTTGGACAGAAGGAAACAAAATGAGCAAATATTGAACGCTGAGTATGCTAAAAGGCACAACAAAGAAACAGCGAAACAATTCTATGCAAGACATGACCTTTATCGTCATATCATCATATTTATTTCAATCTGTCCTTTGATGGCCATCAATTTGGACTATTAAAATTTTTATCAAGAGTTTTTCTTGATATATTCAGTATAAGGCATAATGTTCTTTTATTTTTTACTTCTTTTTTTACTTCAATAGACTAATTTGTAAAACGAAGCGCAAAAAAAACTAGGCGATTCACCTAGTTTTTAAAGAGCAAATTTGCGTATCTCTCCTTCGCTTAATAGTTTAATAAATGCTTGTTGAACTCTATCTAAAGCCGAAGCCATTGCGAGTAATTCCTCGTTTAATTGTTCTTGGAAATAGTATGTTACTTGTGTATTATTCGTCAATAATCCCTCAATATAGCGAGTGACATTTGTATTATCTAAATTGATATCATAGAGTTCAACTAAATCAACAAGGTCGATGTCGTTTATTCCCTGAGAGGCAATTTTTTCAATACGTTTCTTATCCTCTAGTGAAAATCTTGTTGGCTCTAATTGAATAGTGTGCCTTTCTTGAATTGGTCTTGTTGCATAAGGGTTGGAAACCCAACTGATAATTTCATCAAAAGTTCTTTCCTCAGTCCTTTCTATATCATTGGATTGATAAATATTAATGCCTAGATTTGCCAACTCTTCTTTAGAATATTTTTGATATAAATCTGTGATATCCTTACCTTGACTGAGTAATTTCATATAGTCCTCAGATATCTGTTTGAATTTCACTCCATCTATTTGTTGACCACCAGTCATACTAAACGAAGAGGTTGTTCTTCCTTTTTGAGAAATAACTAACGGGACGGATGTAAGGTAAGATTTTGGAATATTCTCTTTATACATTCTTTCTAATATATCATTTACCATAAATCCGATATTAAACAAGGGATTTTCTTTGAGTTTTTTTATTAGATTAGGGATAATTTCTGTCGAAACATTATCATACCACCATTGATTGATGAGAGGATCAATGTTTTCTTG
This window contains:
- a CDS encoding type IV secretion system DNA-binding domain-containing protein yields the protein MTSQSRDVLNQSYLQSYLLQSLNMALGALMQGETSYTNSFNIVIQEDGFVFVPRLPCAYILDDDLYKKIFLIANASLYPQFTLLKQNATYFVPLETDDLHIQRGLFFPWQRGISERLAIPDLDKFSARLPHGKIPIMKHFELNLERINHWAIAGSSGSGKSYALTYFLSVLKHMSDLIIIDPKFDTPSRWARENQIAVIHPVENRSKSDFVSQVNEQLSQCTNLIQKRQAILYDNPNHQFTHLTIVIDEVLALSEGVNKNIKEAFFSLLSQIALLGRATKIHLFLVSQRFDHNTIPISVREQLNVVLQIGNINQKTTQFLFPDLDPEGIVIPIGHGTGIIRVIDNEHPYQVLPLLCPTYYTKRGIL
- a CDS encoding RNA polymerase sigma factor; its protein translation is MSNKVKERRERKIEEAIKAKNWDEVTRLLQQEQSNAERRDRYHHKRSMEEYISRNDGKRRERYEVVASSDLNPEEALILEELRQAIREAKAALSEIDSKIVEMIAEQGSSYKETARYITEHYKKMSDVTVKSHYCKALKKLAPLLKAYR
- a CDS encoding helix-turn-helix domain-containing protein encodes the protein MKFFEENYSQEIPTRIKNLRKKYNITQSELGNAGQVSQVESGKRPITSSMLVYLNALTASSYTYIVFGELDEFIENLFHYFFSSILYRDLEAVDEKLYSFMSDDLISIQSSCLSIAKTFANFNIQRKRFMISTETEMDTFHKKDDIDVWVGGKSYNPARSFRTRTINELTVIDFEEMFDILWLMLGDNLIKSFEVNVCGILFELGGNDIPSTFRQENIDPLINQWWYDNVSTEIIPNLIKKLKENPLFNIGFMVNDILERMYKENIPKSYLTSVPLVISQKGRTTSSFSMTGGQQIDGVKFKQISEDYMKLLSQGKDITDLYQKYSKEELANLGINIYQSNDIERTEERTFDEIISWVSNPYATRPIQERHTIQLEPTRFSLEDKKRIEKIASQGINDIDLVDLVELYDINLDNTNVTRYIEGLLTNNTQVTYYFQEQLNEELLAMASALDRVQQAFIKLLSEGEIRKFAL